In gamma proteobacterium HIMB55, the genomic stretch CGCCTTGCCGAAGCGCTTAACTTCCATCTTCTAGATAGTGGCGCACTCTATCGCGTTGTGGGTTATGCCGCCTCAGTCAGTGGTATTGATTGGGCTGACAATAATGGCGTTACCAATATTGCGCGCACTCTGGATGTGTCCTTTCAGAGCTCAGTAACGGGTGTAAGAGTCATTTATGCGGGCTCGGACGTCACTGAATCCATTCGCAGTGTGAAAGGTGGCGAGGGTGCCTCCGCTGTCGCGGCTATTCCCTCAGTGAGAGAGGCTTTGCTCTCGCGGCAGCGAGAACTTGCTTGCCCACCCGGTTTAATCGCAGACGGGCGAGACATGGGGACGGTTGTTTTTCCTGAGGCCCCTCTGAAGATTTTTCTCGAGGCCTCAGCCATGGCGCGCGCTCAAAGGCGACAAAGTCAGTTGCAGCAGCAGGGTGAGGATGTTAGTCTGCCGCGCCTTTTGGAGGCCATAGAGGCTCGTGACCTGCGGGATAGAACTCGCGCCGTGTCACCACTTGTGCCAGCAGAGGACGCGGTGGTTGTCGATAGCACAACCATGACAGCGGACGATGTGTTTGTACACGTGATGTCTCTCGTATCTGAAAAAGGGCTAGTGCACTCGGACGGTTAAAGGCCTTACCCCTCGACTCAGTGCGTTTTTAATCGACCCAGCCGGGTAAGAAGGTTGGTGCTGTGTTGTATGCAGCGATACTGCAGGTATATTCAATGAGCGAATCATTCGCCGAGTTATTCGAAGAAAGTTTAAAAACCGTAGACATGGAGCCCGGTTCAATCGTTACGGGCGTTGTTATCGATATCGATAACGAGTGGGTAACTGTCCACGC encodes the following:
- a CDS encoding cytidylate kinase (PFAM: Cytidylate kinase~TIGRFAM: cytidylate kinase), whose translation is MNTVVICVDGPSGSGKGTLSQRLAEALNFHLLDSGALYRVVGYAASVSGIDWADNNGVTNIARTLDVSFQSSVTGVRVIYAGSDVTESIRSVKGGEGASAVAAIPSVREALLSRQRELACPPGLIADGRDMGTVVFPEAPLKIFLEASAMARAQRRQSQLQQQGEDVSLPRLLEAIEARDLRDRTRAVSPLVPAEDAVVVDSTTMTADDVFVHVMSLVSEKGLVHSDG